Proteins from one Poecile atricapillus isolate bPoeAtr1 chromosome 14, bPoeAtr1.hap1, whole genome shotgun sequence genomic window:
- the LOC131584650 gene encoding cytochrome P450 2K1-like, with translation MLLPSPDLDMAVQSFLQYVGSSSLLCLAAGLFALLCFLSSSKKSVCNLPPGPRPLPLLGNLNVVDLRKPFQSLTELSKIYGNVFTVHFGPRKVVVLAGYETIKDALLNHAEEFGERAEIPIFRKMTQGNGIAFSHGELWKTMRRFTLSTLRDFGMGKRTLEVRILEEVNSLIKYFESYHGKPFDTKMILNNAVSNVICSILFGKRFEYDDPVFLTLLKLINQNTKLLGSPMVQLYNFYPSLGFLSGASKTVLQNISELNAFLQKLFQEHKEELNENDLTGFVDAFLVKQKKESKKPHTAFSNGNLMFSTLDLFAAGTETTSTTVRWGLLLMMKYPEIQRKIQEEMSHVIEPGELPKLEDRKKMPYTEAVIHEIQRFANIVPMGVSRSTPSDVNFRGYVIPKDTEIIPLLTSALNDELHWKTPDQFNPSHFLDANGNFIRREAFIPFSIGRRACLGEGLAKMELFLFFSGLLRKFVFQPPPGVDKSDLDLTADVGFTLTPMPHLVCAVPCE, from the exons ATGCTCTTACCCTCACCTGATCTGGACATGGCTGTGCAGAGTTTCCTGCAGTACGTGGGCTCCAGCTCACTGCTCTGCTTGGCAGCAGGGCTTTttgctctcctttgctttctctcCAGCTCCAAGAAGTCAGTTTGCAATTTGCCCCCTGGGCCACGACCTCTTCCTCTGCTCGGGAACCTGAATGTGGTGGACCTGAGAAAGCCGTTCCAGTCGCTGACAGAG CTCTCCAAGATATATGGCAATGTCTTCACGGTGCATTTTGGACCCAGGAAGGTCGTGGTACTGGCTGGATATGAAACCATCAAGGATGCCCTTTTAAATCATGCTGAAGAGTTTGGAGAAAGGGCAGAAATACCCATATTTAGGAAAATGACACAAGGAAATG GCATAGCATTCAGCCATGGAGAGCTATGGAAAACCATGAGAAGATTTACCTTGTCCACACTGCGAGATTTCGGAATGGGAAAGAGAACCCTTGAGGTCCGAATCCTGGAGGAAGTAAATTCCCTGATCAAATATTTTGAATCCTATCATG GGAAACCATTTGACACAAAAATGATACTCAACAATGCTGTATCCAATGTCATCTGCTCTATATTGTTTGGAAAGAGATTTGAATATGATGATCCAGTATTTCTAACTTTGCTGAAGCTGATAAATCAAAATACTAAGCTGCTGGGCTCCCCTATGGTGCAG TTATATAACTTCTACCCATCCCTTGGATTTCTGTCTGGAGCTTCCAAGACTGTGCTACAAAATATCAGTGAACTGAATGCTTTTCTCCAGAAGCTCTTCCAGGAGCACAAAGAGGAGCTTAATGAAAATGACTTAACAGGCTTTGTTGATGCCTTTCTGGTGAAGCAAAAAAAG GAGTCAAAGAAACCACACACCGCATTCAGCAATGGAAACCTGATGTTTTCAACTCTGGACCTCTTTGCTGCTGGGACTGAGACTACATCCACAACTGTGCGCTGGGGGCTGCTTCTGATGATGAAATACCCAGAAATTCAGA GAAAGATTCAGGAAGAAATGAGCCATGTCATTGAACCAGGAGAGCTGCCTAAGTTGGAGGACCGGAAAAAAATGCCTTATACAGAAGCAGTAATACATGAAATACAAAGGTTTGCCAATATTGTCCCCATGGGCGTATCACGATCGACTCCCAGCGATGTGAATTTCCGAGGCTATGTGATTCCTAAG GATACTGAGATTATTCCACTGCTGACCTCTGCTCTGAATGATGAGTTACACTGGAAAACCCCAGATCAGTTCaacccttcccatttcctgGATGCCAATGGGAACTTCATTAGGAGAGAAGCATTTATTCCATTCTCCATAG GACGAAGGGCTTGCCTTGGTGAAGGACTGGCCAAAATGGAGCTGTTCCTCTTCTTTTCGGGCTTGCTCCGCAAATTTGTTTTCCAACCTCCTCCAGGAGTGGATAAGTCAGACCTGGATCTCACTGCTGATGTTGGCTTTACCCTGACTCCCATGCCTCACCTGGTTTGTGCTGTGCCCTGTGAATGA